In Capsicum annuum cultivar UCD-10X-F1 chromosome 8, UCD10Xv1.1, whole genome shotgun sequence, the genomic window AGAACAAATGGAGGAAGGATTTCTTACAGAACGAACGAATTATCCAGGGGCCTGATTTTGATGAAGGAGATAGTTGAGAAGATGGCCTCTGGCCCTATTTATTGCAGCAAAACATAGACACAAATGCTCCTCGAGACCCAAAATTTCTTCGAGAAAATTGCTATGTTTCCTGTGAAGTTGCTTCACTACCTCCTGGATAGGGTATCGGTCTTTTCCTCTCTCTAGTGCAAACCGAACAAGACGCTTGTAGTACTCCACTGCATCATATAATCGGCCCACCAAGCAATTTACTGTCTCTAAGTGATTGTGGAGGAAAAAAATCCCCTTAGTTGCATCATCCAGCTTCTCGAGATGAACCAGTtccttttttgctatttttgaaGGGACGCAAGCAGAGCATACTGGGGCTGCTACAAGGGCGACAAAAGCATGAGAAGCTATAGCAACAGCTGTTATGATCACTCCGATAGTAGCTCCAACTAAACATACAACTGAACCTTTGGTAGCATGACGAAGAAGTTGAACCTTTGAACGTGACTTGTGTAAAAGAAGGTCAAGCTCACGCTTTAGCTCGAAGTAGCAATGACGCATATCATTAAAGCTATGGGTGTCATGTATAGGAAAGGGATTGCTGAGGCTGTCAAATTGGAGGAAGATGTCAAATGCCCAATTGCATTGAACCTGCGAAAGGGAATGTCCACCAGACTCCATGTCCAGGGGAAGGACATCGAGCAGCCTACGAATGGGAGCATAGGAAAGTTTAGCTTGCTTTACACTTTCTGAGAAAATGATACAGAGACGAGTGGTTTGCTCACTATCGTCCAAGTACTTAGCAACAAGTTGATTTAGGGCGTCCGGTTTTATATGCAAAAGTGCCTCTTGGACGCACTCATGGTTTGGTTGAAGGACATCTTCTAATTGCAGCGACCCCTCCTGGAACTCAACTTCTGCTACCTCCACACTACG contains:
- the LOC107846844 gene encoding UPF0496 protein At3g19330; translation: MLQCLRQLSLTGTTNCSSPSLEGGLGDDNTASSQPSPTVNLSRAYTLAVQTSSYSEIWSKVHYEVPSDRSVEVAEVEFQEGSLQLEDVLQPNHECVQEALLHIKPDALNQLVAKYLDDSEQTTRLCIIFSESVKQAKLSYAPIRRLLDVLPLDMESGGHSLSQVQCNWAFDIFLQFDSLSNPFPIHDTHSFNDMRHCYFELKRELDLLLHKSRSKVQLLRHATKGSVVCLVGATIGVIITAVAIASHAFVALVAAPVCSACVPSKIAKKELVHLEKLDDATKGIFFLHNHLETVNCLVGRLYDAVEYYKRLVRFALERGKDRYPIQEVVKQLHRKHSNFLEEILGLEEHLCLCFAAINRARGHLLNYLLHQNQAPG